From one Ursus arctos isolate Adak ecotype North America unplaced genomic scaffold, UrsArc2.0 scaffold_26, whole genome shotgun sequence genomic stretch:
- the LOC113257453 gene encoding olfactory receptor 12-like, which translates to MKSELNRNYSEVTEFILLGFGTPPKLPVLLLSLFSLIYSVTVLGNTSMIIVIKMDSRLQMPMYFFLRNLSYLDLCYSTVIAPKTLANFLSNEKKISYNGCAAQFFFFALFVTTEGFLLAVMAFDRFLAICSPLLYPVHMSQKVCAQLVTGSYICGGINSIVQTGFTFSLHFCGENRLDHFFCDVPALIKISCDDTSVNEIVLFILSGVIILTTTAVILVSYASILSTVLRIPSPRGRGKTFSTCGSHIAVVSLFYGTVFFTYAQPGSISSPEQNKIVAVLYTLVIPMLNPLIYSLRNRDVKDAVKRILHKN; encoded by the coding sequence ATGAAGAGCGAGCTTAATAGGAATTACTCAGAAGTGACCGAGTTCATTCTGCTAGGCTTCGGAACCCCTCCAAAGCTACCAGTCCTCTTACTCTCACTGTTCTCACTGATCTACTCGGTCACTGTGCTGGGAAATACCAGCATGATAATTGTCATTAAGATGGACTCCAGACTTCAGAtgcccatgtatttcttccttagAAACTTGTCCTATTTAGATCTCTGCTACTCCACAGTCATTGCCCCCAAAACTTTAGCTAACTTCCTGTCTAATGAAAAGAAGATTTCTTACAACGGCTGTGCAgcccaatttttcttctttgctctgtTTGTCACAACTGAAGGCTTTCTTTTGGCTGTCATGGCATTCGATCGATTCTTAGCCATTTGCTCCCCTCTCCTTTACCCTGTGCACATGTCCCAGAAAGTCTGTGCTCAGTTGGTGACGGGATCCTACATCTGTGGAGGCATCAACTCCATAGTCCAAACAGGTTTCACCttcagtttgcatttctgtggaGAAAACAGACTGGACCACTTTTTCTGCGACGTCCCAGCCCTGATCAAGATCTCATGCGATGACACCTCTGTGAACGAGATTGTGCTGTTCATTCTCTCAGGCGtcatcatcctcaccaccacAGCTGTCATTCTGGTTTCCTATGCTTCCATCCTCTCCACTGTCCTGAGGATCCCCTCCCCCCGCGGCAGGGGTAAGACCTTCTCCACCTGCGGCTCACATATAGCCGTGGTGAGTCTGTTCTATGGGACCGTGTTCTTCACGTACGCCCAGCCCGGGTCCATCTCCTCCCCAGAGCAAAACAAGATCGTAGCTGTGCTCTACACATTGGTAATACCGATGCTAAACCCTCTAATATACAGTCTGAGGAACAGAGATGTGAAAGATGCTGTGAAAAGAATACTACACAAGAACTGA
- the LOC113257342 gene encoding olfactory receptor 12-like — protein sequence MKTELNRNYSEVTEFTLLGFRTAPDTQILLFLFFLLIYTVIVVGNISMIIVIKIDSRLHTPMYFFLRNLSYLDLCYSTVIAPKTLATFLSKDKKISYNGCATQFFLFALCVGTEGFLLAVMAYDRFSAICSPFLYPVRMSQQACVRLVMGSYTCGGINSMIQTGFTFSLHFCGENRLDHFFCDVPALIKISCDDTSVNEIVLFILSAVIILTTTAVILVSYASILSTVLRIPSPHGRSKTFSTCSSHITVVSLFYGTVFFMYAQPGAISSPEKSKIIAVFYTLIIPMLNPLIYSLRNREVKNAVKKVLLRKLSFH from the coding sequence ATGAAGACAGAGCTGAACAGGAATTACTCGGAAGTGACCGAGTTCACTCTGCTGGGATTCAGAACCGCTCCAGATACACAGAttctcttattcttattcttcCTGCTGATCTACACGGTCATTGTGGTGGGAAATATCAGCATGATAATTGTCATTAAAATAGACTCCAGACTTCACACAcctatgtatttctttctcagaAACTTGTCCTATTTAGATCTCTGCTACTCCACAGTCATTGCTCCCAAAACTCTGGCTACTTTCTTGTCCAAGGACAAGAAAATTTCCTACAATGGCTGTGCAACACAGTTCTTTCTTTTCGCTCTCTGTGTTGGGACTGAAGGCTTTCTTCTGGCCGTGATGGCGTATGATCGCTTCTCAGCCATTTGCTCGCCCTTCCTCTATCCTGTTCGTATGTCTCAACAGGCTTGTGTTCGTTTGGTGATGGGCTCCTATACCTGTGGAGGCATTAACTCCATGATACAAACAGGTTTCACCttcagtttgcatttctgtggaGAAAACAGACTGGACCACTTTTTCTGTGACGTCCCAGCCCTGATCAAGATCTCATGCGATGACACCTCTGTGAACGAGATTGTGCTGTTCATTCTCTCTGCCGtcatcatcctcaccaccacAGCTGTCATTCTGGTTTCCTATGCTTCCATCCTCTCCACCGTCCTGAggatcccctccccccatggcaGGAGTAAGACTTTCTCCACTTGCAGCTCTCACATCACTGTGGTGAGTTTATTCTATGGAACCGTGTTCTTCATGTATGCCCAGCCTGGGGCCATCTCTTCACCAGAGAAAAGCAAGATTATAGCTGTGTTCTACACGCTTATCATCCCTATGTTAAATCCATTGATTTATAGTTTAAGGAACAGGGAGGTGAAAAATGCTGTGAAAAAGGTATTATTGagaaaattatcttttcattGA